From the genome of Amycolatopsis sp. NBC_01488, one region includes:
- a CDS encoding FMN-binding negative transcriptional regulator yields MFVPEIYRSPDPAWLTELVRAYPLATLVTTGPDGPLATHLPIVFAADVDGTEPPETLDGATLYGHLNRANPHWAALDGGTNALLIFHGPDGYVSPSVYRTTPAAPTWDFTAVHVHGALRPVARPAPTMRIVRATARVFEDRFGAGWDQTASLGYFGTLLPGVGAFELTVTAAEGMFKLSQEQEPEVRGRVAAAFANSDHGLHRRLAALIDRAARARIGVGGA; encoded by the coding sequence GTGTTCGTTCCTGAGATCTATCGGTCACCGGACCCGGCGTGGCTGACCGAGCTCGTGCGGGCGTACCCGCTGGCGACCCTGGTCACCACCGGCCCGGACGGCCCGCTGGCCACCCACCTGCCCATCGTGTTCGCCGCGGACGTCGACGGCACCGAACCACCGGAGACCCTCGACGGCGCCACGCTGTACGGCCACCTCAACCGGGCGAACCCGCACTGGGCCGCACTGGACGGCGGCACGAACGCGCTGCTGATCTTCCACGGTCCCGACGGCTACGTGTCCCCGTCCGTCTACCGGACTACCCCGGCCGCCCCGACCTGGGACTTCACCGCCGTGCACGTCCACGGCGCGCTACGCCCGGTGGCTCGGCCCGCGCCCACCATGCGGATCGTGCGGGCGACCGCCCGGGTGTTCGAGGACCGCTTCGGCGCCGGCTGGGACCAGACGGCTTCGCTGGGCTACTTCGGCACCCTGCTGCCCGGGGTGGGCGCGTTCGAGCTGACGGTCACCGCCGCGGAGGGCATGTTCAAGCTCAGCCAGGAACAGGAGCCGGAGGTCCGCGGGCGCGTCGCCGCGGCGTTCGCGAACAGCGACCACGGCCTGCACCGCAGGCTGGCCGCCCTGATCGACCGGGCCGCGCGGGCACGGATCGGGGTGGGCGGGGCATGA
- a CDS encoding lysine N(6)-hydroxylase/L-ornithine N(5)-oxygenase family protein — translation MDDTSDIVAVGFGPANLALAIAVEEHNAAAAPEHRLRARFLERQPRFGWHRGMLLADATMQISFLKDLVTLRNPGSRFTFLTYLHERSRLVDFINHKTLFPTRLEFHDYLDWAAAEFADRVEYGATVTDIRPVVAGEQVVALDVVAEGPAGRVVRRARNVVIGTGIEPVLPHGITRSPRVWHSSELLDRLSGPEGRAATAFAVIGAGQSSAEVAAYLHQQVPDSQVHAIFSRYGYSPADDSPFANRVFDPAAVDEFFAAPESVKEKFLHYHGNTNYSVVDVELIEDLYRRVYRERVAGHRRLHIHHLSQVTRVDERGDGVVLRVQAMAGETGHDLAVDVVVCATGYRPMEPDVVLGGVADLCKRTGSGLFRIERDYRITTGDNVHCGIYLQGGTEHSHGLSSSLLSTSAVRAGEIVDSVAAGRKERAGVRS, via the coding sequence ATGGACGACACCAGTGACATCGTGGCGGTCGGCTTCGGGCCCGCCAACCTGGCACTGGCCATCGCGGTGGAGGAGCACAACGCCGCCGCGGCGCCGGAACACCGGCTGCGCGCGAGGTTCCTGGAGCGCCAGCCCCGCTTCGGCTGGCACCGCGGGATGTTGCTGGCCGACGCCACCATGCAGATCAGCTTCCTCAAGGATCTGGTCACCTTGCGCAACCCGGGCAGCCGGTTCACCTTCCTGACCTACCTGCACGAGCGGTCGCGGCTGGTCGACTTCATCAACCACAAGACGTTGTTCCCCACCCGCCTGGAGTTCCACGACTACCTCGACTGGGCCGCGGCCGAGTTCGCGGACCGCGTCGAGTACGGCGCGACCGTGACCGACATCCGGCCGGTCGTCGCCGGGGAGCAGGTCGTGGCGCTCGACGTCGTCGCGGAGGGACCGGCGGGCCGGGTCGTGCGGCGAGCGCGCAACGTCGTCATCGGCACCGGCATCGAACCGGTGCTGCCGCACGGCATCACCCGGTCGCCGCGGGTGTGGCACAGCAGCGAGCTGCTCGACCGGCTGTCCGGGCCGGAAGGCCGGGCCGCCACGGCGTTCGCGGTGATCGGTGCCGGGCAGAGCAGCGCCGAAGTGGCCGCCTACCTGCACCAGCAGGTGCCGGACTCGCAGGTGCACGCCATCTTCTCCCGGTACGGCTACAGCCCCGCCGACGACTCCCCGTTCGCCAACCGCGTGTTCGATCCGGCCGCGGTGGACGAGTTCTTCGCGGCGCCGGAGTCGGTGAAGGAGAAGTTCCTGCACTACCACGGCAACACCAACTACTCGGTGGTGGACGTCGAGCTGATCGAGGACCTTTACCGCCGGGTGTACCGGGAGCGCGTCGCCGGCCACCGCCGGCTGCACATCCACCACCTTTCGCAGGTGACCCGGGTGGACGAGCGCGGCGACGGCGTGGTGCTGCGCGTGCAGGCGATGGCCGGGGAAACCGGGCACGACCTGGCGGTCGACGTCGTCGTGTGCGCCACCGGCTACCGGCCGATGGAGCCGGACGTGGTGCTCGGCGGGGTGGCGGACCTGTGCAAGCGCACCGGGTCCGGGCTGTTCCGGATCGAGCGGGACTACCGGATCACCACCGGCGACAACGTCCACTGTGGAATCTACCTGCAGGGCGGCACCGAGCACTCGCACGGCCTTTCGTCGTCGCTGCTGTCGACGTCGGCGGTGCGGGCCGGGGAGATCGTCGACTCGGTCGCGGCCGGGCGGAAGGAGCGGGCCGGTGTTCGTTCCTGA
- a CDS encoding non-ribosomal peptide synthetase translates to MTGLGTRFAAQVAATPDAVAVVDGATRITYRDLDARADRLARHLAGLGVGPEVVVGVCLPRGIGAVTALLAILKAGGGYLPLDPAHPAARLTGMLEIARARLVVGPSPDPRLPSVPPEPAESDVDGVLPPAPAEALACVLFTSGSTGQPKGIGLGPAPIENVADWAAAGPVVCGHLCSLGFDMSLQEIFGTLLGGGRLVVVDEDRRKDPYLLMDLIAAEGIERLYLSPGFLVQLAGAYLARERTPGLGSLRHIVAAGERLRVTAGMRRFFTEVGARLENQYGPSETHQATANPLPGDPAGWPAEPSLGGPIPTTTVHLLDEDLRPVRDGEPGEVYIGGRGVARGYLGQPALTAAKFLPDPFTGEPGARMYRTGDRARRDGSGALRFLGRLDNQVKVRGFRVEPGDAEAVLAAYPGVGQAVVVPHDGPGGSVRLDGYLVCGEPAPDLAAVRAFAARRLPDYLVPATLQVLASLPLNRNGKVDRQALPLPPSGRGSPVPYVPPSTDQEALLCGLIADVLGTGRVGVTDDFLDLGGNSLLATRLVTALVGAFGVEIPVRAVFDHRTARALAAVVEDALVARVRALSAAELSAALASGEGPCA, encoded by the coding sequence ATGACCGGGCTCGGCACGCGGTTCGCCGCCCAGGTCGCGGCCACCCCGGACGCGGTGGCCGTCGTCGACGGCGCCACCCGGATCACCTACCGCGACCTGGACGCGCGCGCCGATCGGCTCGCCCGCCACCTCGCCGGCCTGGGGGTCGGCCCGGAGGTCGTGGTCGGCGTGTGCCTGCCACGGGGCATCGGCGCGGTGACCGCGTTGCTCGCGATCCTGAAGGCCGGGGGCGGCTACCTGCCGCTGGACCCGGCGCACCCGGCGGCCCGGCTGACGGGCATGCTCGAGATCGCGCGTGCCCGGCTGGTCGTGGGCCCGTCGCCGGACCCGCGGCTGCCCTCGGTGCCGCCGGAGCCCGCTGAGTCCGATGTGGACGGTGTGCTTCCCCCGGCACCCGCGGAAGCTCTCGCGTGCGTTCTCTTCACGTCCGGGTCGACCGGGCAGCCGAAGGGCATCGGGCTCGGTCCGGCGCCGATCGAGAACGTCGCCGATTGGGCGGCGGCGGGGCCGGTGGTGTGCGGGCACCTCTGCTCGCTCGGGTTCGACATGTCCCTGCAGGAGATCTTCGGCACGCTGCTCGGCGGCGGCCGGCTCGTGGTCGTCGACGAGGACCGGCGCAAGGACCCCTACCTGCTGATGGACCTCATCGCGGCCGAGGGCATCGAACGGCTCTACCTCTCACCCGGGTTCCTCGTGCAGCTCGCCGGTGCCTACCTCGCCCGCGAGCGCACCCCCGGCCTGGGCTCGCTGCGGCACATCGTCGCGGCCGGCGAGCGCCTGCGCGTCACCGCCGGGATGCGGCGCTTCTTCACCGAGGTCGGAGCCCGCCTGGAGAACCAGTACGGTCCCTCGGAGACCCACCAGGCCACGGCCAACCCGCTTCCCGGTGACCCGGCGGGCTGGCCGGCGGAGCCGTCGCTGGGCGGCCCGATCCCGACCACCACGGTCCACCTGCTCGACGAAGACCTGCGGCCGGTCCGCGACGGGGAACCGGGCGAGGTGTACATCGGCGGCCGCGGCGTGGCCCGTGGCTACCTCGGACAGCCGGCGCTGACCGCGGCGAAGTTCCTGCCCGACCCGTTCACCGGCGAACCCGGCGCCCGCATGTACCGCACGGGCGACCGGGCTCGCCGCGACGGCAGCGGTGCGCTGCGCTTCCTCGGCCGGCTGGACAACCAGGTGAAGGTCCGCGGCTTCCGCGTGGAGCCGGGCGACGCCGAGGCGGTGCTCGCTGCGTACCCCGGGGTCGGGCAGGCCGTCGTGGTACCGCACGACGGACCCGGCGGGTCGGTCCGTCTCGACGGCTATCTGGTGTGTGGCGAGCCCGCCCCCGACCTCGCCGCGGTCCGGGCCTTCGCCGCGCGGCGGCTGCCGGACTACCTGGTGCCCGCCACCCTGCAGGTGCTGGCGTCGCTGCCGCTGAACCGGAACGGCAAGGTCGACCGGCAGGCCCTGCCGCTGCCGCCGTCCGGGCGCGGCTCGCCGGTGCCGTACGTCCCGCCGTCCACCGACCAGGAAGCCCTGCTGTGCGGCCTGATCGCCGACGTGCTGGGGACCGGCCGGGTCGGGGTGACCGACGACTTCCTGGACCTGGGCGGCAACTCGCTGCTGGCGACCCGGCTCGTCACCGCCCTCGTCGGCGCGTTCGGCGTGGAGATCCCCGTGCGTGCGGTGTTCGACCACCGCACCGCACGCGCCCTCGCGGCGGTCGTCGAGGACGCGCTCGTCGCCCGCGTGCGGGCGCTCAGCGCCGCCGAACTGAGCGCGGCACTCGCCTCCGGGGAGGGCCCGTGCGCGTAG